One window from the genome of Prochlorococcus marinus CUG1438 encodes:
- a CDS encoding plastocyanin has protein sequence MLRSIFAGLFAIVLTLGLGISSVSAKTVEVKLGTDAGMLAFEPSTVTISTGDTVKFVNNKLAPHNAVFDGHEELSHADLAFAPGESWEETFENAGTYDYYCEPHRGAGMVGKVIVE, from the coding sequence ATGTTACGTTCTATCTTTGCAGGGTTATTCGCAATAGTTTTAACTCTAGGTCTAGGTATTTCATCAGTTTCAGCTAAGACTGTTGAAGTAAAACTTGGAACAGATGCTGGAATGCTTGCGTTTGAACCGAGTACAGTAACCATTAGTACTGGTGACACAGTTAAATTCGTCAATAATAAATTAGCCCCACATAATGCTGTTTTTGATGGACATGAGGAGTTAAGTCATGCTGACCTAGCTTTTGCCCCAGGAGAGTCTTGGGAAGAAACATTTGAAAATGCAGGAACTTATGATTACTATTGCGAGCCACACAGAGGAGCAGGAATGGTAGGTAAAGTTATTGTTGAATAA
- a CDS encoding AbrB family transcriptional regulator, which translates to MLTGSDLLAKVKELGDVSKSDLVRACGYVSTKKNGSERLNFTAFYEALLEAKGVNLGDSRVAGIGKGGRKLSYIATVQGNGNLLIGKAYTALLDLKAGDEFEIKLGRKQIRLLPTEES; encoded by the coding sequence ATGCTAACTGGTAGCGATCTCCTTGCAAAAGTAAAAGAACTAGGTGATGTTAGCAAATCTGACCTAGTTCGCGCCTGTGGATATGTTTCCACTAAGAAAAACGGAAGTGAACGCTTAAACTTTACTGCATTTTATGAAGCACTTTTAGAAGCAAAAGGGGTTAATCTTGGTGATTCTAGAGTTGCGGGCATTGGGAAGGGTGGAAGAAAACTTAGTTATATAGCTACAGTTCAAGGCAATGGTAATCTTCTGATTGGAAAAGCATATACAGCACTTCTTGATTTAAAAGCAGGTGATGAATTCGAAATTAAGCTCGGAAGAAAGCAAATCAGATTATTACCTACAGAAGAATCTTAA
- a CDS encoding DUF1232 domain-containing protein: MKENYKTQEKIYDAEVLESSTLDENIIIKILIKAGRTIAKPALEVLEMALDPYTPAQVRVSLMAALAYLIMPFDLFPDFMPLVGFSDDFVALTAVLSIWSKYMTPSIRARAENKLNKLFPFY, from the coding sequence ATGAAAGAGAATTACAAAACCCAAGAAAAAATCTATGATGCTGAAGTTTTAGAGAGTTCAACATTAGATGAAAATATCATTATTAAGATTCTTATTAAAGCAGGAAGAACAATTGCCAAGCCTGCCTTAGAAGTTTTGGAGATGGCTTTAGATCCTTATACTCCAGCACAAGTAAGAGTTTCATTAATGGCTGCTCTAGCATATTTGATTATGCCATTTGATCTTTTCCCTGACTTTATGCCATTAGTTGGTTTTAGTGATGATTTTGTAGCCCTCACAGCAGTACTAAGTATATGGAGCAAATACATGACTCCCTCAATAAGAGCAAGAGCAGAAAATAAGCTTAACAAGTTATTCCCTTTTTATTGA
- a CDS encoding bifunctional phosphoribosyl-AMP cyclohydrolase/phosphoribosyl-ATP diphosphatase HisIE, translated as MTYSTNFSIEDLRFDNYGLIPAIAQDWLDGSILMLAWMNKESLTMTLETKNVHYWSRSRSEIWRKGATSGSTQILKEIRFDCDNDALILLIEQNGSGACHTGEKSCFFNEIQINQSDKKEKKTTPFSNICSELFNTINERSINPSEKSYTNHLLTKGSNTILKKIGEESAEFIMACKDNDKNSISNEAADLIYHLQVALMHKGIEWRDVLAVLESRRKN; from the coding sequence ATGACTTATTCAACTAATTTTTCGATAGAGGATCTACGCTTTGATAATTATGGATTAATCCCTGCAATAGCACAAGATTGGCTTGACGGATCAATTCTTATGCTTGCTTGGATGAACAAAGAATCTTTAACGATGACACTTGAAACCAAAAACGTTCATTATTGGAGTAGATCAAGATCTGAAATTTGGAGAAAAGGAGCTACCAGTGGAAGTACTCAAATACTTAAGGAGATAAGATTCGACTGCGATAATGATGCACTAATCCTCTTGATTGAACAAAATGGTTCAGGAGCATGTCACACTGGGGAAAAAAGTTGTTTTTTCAACGAAATCCAAATTAATCAAAGTGATAAAAAAGAGAAAAAAACAACTCCCTTCTCAAATATTTGCTCTGAATTATTTAATACAATTAACGAAAGATCCATCAATCCATCTGAAAAAAGTTACACAAATCATTTATTAACAAAAGGTAGTAACACTATTTTAAAAAAAATAGGAGAGGAATCTGCAGAATTTATAATGGCTTGCAAAGATAATGATAAAAATTCAATCTCAAATGAAGCTGCCGATTTAATTTACCATCTGCAAGTAGCTCTTATGCATAAAGGCATTGAGTGGAGAGATGTACTTGCTGTTCTAGAATCAAGACGAAAAAATTAA
- a CDS encoding tryptophan synthase subunit alpha translates to MKDSKMQITKNESLSKVDEMFCELKNNKRLALMPFIMAGDPNIEITSEILLKLQENGADLIELGVPYSDPLADGPVIQVAASRALKSGTNLGKVIKLLESLKRKLNIPIILFSYLNPLLCFGFEKFCEMASNAGVSGLIVPDLPLEEAYKFSRIVSNYSMDLILLVAPTTPFERMKQISNHTKGFTYLVSVTGVTGERNKMENRVENLIAKLKDVNSNPIAVGFGISTPEHVNKVREWGADGVIIGSAFVKRISSSSEKDVVDHVGEFCKEMRLAADQKK, encoded by the coding sequence ATGAAAGATAGCAAAATGCAAATTACTAAAAATGAATCTTTATCTAAGGTAGATGAAATGTTTTGTGAGTTAAAAAATAATAAAAGATTAGCTTTGATGCCTTTTATAATGGCTGGGGATCCCAATATTGAAATAACTTCTGAGATCTTATTAAAGTTACAAGAGAATGGAGCTGACCTTATTGAATTAGGTGTCCCTTACAGTGACCCACTTGCAGACGGACCTGTTATCCAAGTGGCGGCCTCTCGCGCCTTAAAGTCTGGTACTAACTTAGGTAAAGTAATTAAACTTTTAGAATCTTTAAAACGTAAATTAAATATTCCCATCATCCTTTTTTCTTACTTAAATCCATTACTGTGTTTTGGATTTGAAAAGTTTTGTGAGATGGCATCCAATGCTGGTGTTTCTGGACTCATAGTTCCTGATCTCCCTTTAGAGGAAGCTTATAAATTTTCTAGAATAGTTAGTAATTATTCTATGGACTTGATTTTATTGGTAGCTCCAACTACTCCTTTTGAAAGAATGAAACAAATATCAAATCATACAAAAGGATTTACTTATTTAGTAAGTGTTACAGGTGTCACTGGTGAGAGAAACAAAATGGAAAATAGAGTAGAAAATCTTATTGCTAAATTAAAAGATGTAAACAGCAATCCAATTGCTGTTGGCTTTGGAATATCCACTCCAGAACATGTTAATAAAGTTCGTGAGTGGGGAGCTGATGGAGTAATTATTGGGAGTGCATTTGTAAAACGAATTTCTAGTTCAAGTGAAAAAGATGTTGTAGATCACGTTGGTGAATTTTGTAAAGAAATGCGTTTAGCTGCTGATCAAAAAAAATAA
- a CDS encoding NAD(P)-dependent oxidoreductase yields MSYKNLLITGANGCVGQYLVDWFLKNTKFRLYLMVRDKSKLPISVQENKKVKLMVCDIRESSRYKKEISQINYLIHTATAWGDPRRAYEVNIKAFEELLEMLDIEKLEKIIYFSTASILDTQTELMRESLIYGTEYIQTKYECFQRLRESSFAEKTFAVFPTLVFGGNLGKESKYPVSYLTSGLKEIVKWLWLARFLKLDSKFHFIHANDIAQICGFLIKNHKEEQYKGFRKFVLGQKYISIDQAIITLLKRNNRRRYFAIPLTKKILKILLRILPIQTTPWDSFSIKKYDFNHVPITNPETFKLKSYAKSLNDILRLSKLPTCNNN; encoded by the coding sequence TTGTCATATAAAAACTTATTAATCACAGGTGCGAATGGATGTGTTGGCCAATATTTAGTTGATTGGTTTTTAAAAAACACAAAATTCAGGCTTTATCTAATGGTAAGAGACAAAAGCAAGTTGCCAATTTCTGTTCAAGAAAATAAAAAAGTCAAGTTAATGGTGTGTGACATCAGGGAATCAAGTCGGTATAAAAAGGAAATTAGTCAAATAAATTACCTAATACATACGGCTACAGCTTGGGGAGATCCAAGAAGAGCCTATGAAGTGAATATTAAAGCTTTTGAAGAATTACTTGAAATGCTTGATATTGAAAAATTAGAAAAGATTATTTATTTTTCAACCGCAAGCATTCTTGATACCCAAACAGAATTAATGAGGGAATCATTGATTTATGGAACAGAGTACATTCAAACAAAATATGAATGTTTCCAGAGACTTAGAGAAAGCTCGTTTGCAGAAAAAACTTTCGCTGTTTTTCCGACCTTAGTTTTTGGAGGAAATCTTGGGAAAGAAAGTAAATATCCAGTTAGTTATTTAACTAGTGGATTGAAAGAAATTGTGAAATGGCTTTGGTTAGCAAGATTTTTAAAACTAGATTCCAAATTTCACTTTATACACGCAAATGATATCGCTCAAATTTGTGGGTTTCTTATTAAAAATCATAAAGAAGAACAATACAAAGGCTTTAGAAAATTTGTCTTAGGTCAGAAATATATTTCAATTGATCAGGCCATAATTACGCTTTTAAAAAGAAATAATAGGAGGAGATATTTTGCGATACCCCTTACAAAAAAAATTCTAAAAATATTATTAAGAATTCTCCCCATCCAAACCACCCCTTGGGATAGCTTTAGCATCAAGAAATATGACTTTAATCATGTCCCCATCACTAATCCTGAGACTTTCAAACTAAAAAGTTATGCCAAGTCCCTGAATGATATTTTAAGGTTATCAAAGTTACCAACCTGTAATAACAATTAA
- a CDS encoding AAA family ATPase, which translates to MKIFPSEFSNSAWSCFILAKEISYKNYQQNVDSDNLLLALIKQDNFTKKILKETNVNIQKIENEIISSLNSKAKMKNKQDNLYIGDSLHKIFLKANDIKNTLNDVVISTEHLIYGFTYDDKYRFQILNQKGIPEFLETIKKMKSDPALKNEFNTSNESLEKYGIDLTQSARDGILDPVIGRDEEIRRTIQILSRRTKNNPVLIGEPGVGKTAIVEGLAQRIINGDVPSALQDRQLISIDMGSLIAGAKYRGEFEERIKNVLKKVKESDGKMILFIDEIHTVVGAGASGGSLDASNLLKPMLARGELRCIGATTINEHKQNIEKDPALERRFQKIKVDAPSIDDTVSILRGLRERYEVHHSVRISDNALVAAATLSERYINDRFLPDKAIDLIDEAASRLNMVITSKPEEIDEIDRKVLQFEMEKLSLKRETDDFSIERLKKINNELISLKDKQTELGTQWKKEKDEIDEISTIKEEIESVQLQIEQAKRSFDLNKAAELEFGTLNSLQKKLKEKSEALVNSQKNGDPSLLRQEVTLDDIAEVVSKWTSIPVQNLNQPEKDKLLSLESILKEKIIGQGSAIRAVADSIKRSRTGLNDPSKPLASFLFLGPTGVGKTELSKVTAKIIFDSNSSITRLDMSEYMEKHSVSKIIGAPPGYLGFESGGQLTEAVRKNPYSLILLDEIEKAHKDILDILLQVLDDGIITDGQGRTINFKNSIIVLTSNLGSQSINDLSVRKEDANEIKKVVNNEIKKFFKPEFLNRLDEIVIFNNLELNDIKEIAKIQLQELEKRLNKKKLNFKITDEAINQLVENSFDHAYGARPLKRIIQKQIETKISNNILNNHYLNKDEINIYLVNGEIIVD; encoded by the coding sequence ATGAAAATATTTCCAAGCGAATTTTCAAATTCAGCTTGGAGCTGTTTTATTTTAGCCAAAGAAATTTCTTATAAAAATTATCAACAAAACGTAGACTCTGACAATTTATTATTAGCTCTTATAAAACAAGACAACTTTACAAAAAAAATCTTAAAGGAAACTAATGTAAATATTCAAAAGATTGAGAACGAAATAATTTCTTCATTAAATTCGAAGGCAAAAATGAAGAATAAACAAGATAATTTATATATTGGTGATAGTCTTCACAAAATATTTTTAAAAGCTAATGATATAAAAAATACTTTAAATGATGTAGTGATATCAACAGAACACTTAATTTACGGTTTCACTTATGATGATAAATATAGATTTCAAATTTTAAATCAAAAAGGTATTCCAGAATTTCTTGAAACTATAAAGAAAATGAAGTCAGATCCAGCATTAAAAAACGAATTTAATACTTCTAATGAGTCTTTGGAAAAATATGGTATTGATCTAACTCAATCTGCACGAGATGGAATTTTAGACCCAGTCATTGGTAGGGATGAAGAAATTAGAAGAACCATTCAAATATTGAGTAGGAGAACAAAAAATAATCCAGTTCTTATTGGAGAACCTGGGGTTGGTAAAACAGCCATAGTTGAAGGGTTGGCTCAAAGAATTATTAATGGTGATGTACCTTCTGCTCTACAAGATAGGCAATTAATTTCAATAGATATGGGTTCACTCATAGCTGGGGCAAAATATCGTGGAGAATTTGAAGAAAGAATAAAAAATGTCCTAAAGAAAGTTAAGGAATCAGACGGTAAGATGATTCTTTTTATTGATGAAATTCATACTGTTGTTGGTGCTGGTGCTAGCGGAGGTTCATTAGATGCAAGCAACTTATTAAAACCAATGCTTGCGAGAGGAGAACTTAGGTGTATTGGTGCTACAACTATTAATGAACATAAACAAAATATAGAAAAAGATCCTGCTTTAGAAAGAAGATTTCAAAAAATAAAAGTTGATGCTCCTTCAATAGATGATACTGTATCAATTTTAAGAGGATTGAGAGAAAGATACGAAGTTCACCATAGTGTGAGGATTTCTGATAATGCTTTAGTTGCTGCAGCAACTCTTAGCGAAAGATATATTAACGATAGATTTCTTCCTGACAAAGCAATAGATCTAATCGATGAAGCAGCCTCAAGATTAAATATGGTCATAACTTCCAAACCTGAAGAAATTGATGAAATTGATCGAAAAGTTCTACAGTTTGAGATGGAAAAATTATCTTTAAAAAGAGAAACAGATGATTTTTCTATAGAAAGATTAAAAAAAATCAATAATGAACTTATATCCCTTAAAGATAAACAGACAGAATTAGGCACTCAATGGAAAAAAGAAAAAGATGAAATTGATGAGATCAGCACCATAAAAGAAGAAATTGAATCAGTTCAATTGCAGATAGAACAAGCCAAAAGGAGTTTTGACCTCAATAAAGCAGCAGAATTAGAATTTGGAACTTTAAATTCTTTGCAAAAAAAATTGAAAGAAAAAAGTGAGGCCCTAGTAAATTCCCAAAAAAATGGAGATCCAAGTCTTTTAAGACAAGAGGTAACTTTAGATGATATTGCAGAAGTTGTCTCAAAGTGGACCTCTATTCCAGTACAAAACTTAAACCAGCCAGAAAAAGATAAACTTTTGAGCCTCGAGTCAATCCTTAAAGAAAAAATCATTGGACAAGGTAGTGCAATTAGGGCTGTTGCAGATTCCATAAAGAGATCAAGGACTGGTCTAAATGATCCAAGCAAGCCATTAGCCAGTTTTCTCTTTTTAGGACCAACTGGTGTTGGGAAAACAGAACTTAGTAAAGTAACCGCCAAAATTATATTTGATTCAAATTCTTCAATTACAAGACTGGATATGTCTGAATATATGGAAAAGCATTCAGTGAGCAAAATTATAGGTGCGCCTCCTGGATATTTAGGTTTCGAATCAGGCGGTCAATTAACTGAAGCTGTACGCAAAAATCCTTATTCATTGATACTTCTTGATGAAATAGAGAAAGCTCACAAAGATATTTTAGATATTCTCTTACAAGTTCTTGATGATGGAATCATTACTGATGGTCAAGGTCGTACAATCAATTTCAAAAATTCAATAATTGTTCTAACAAGTAATTTAGGAAGTCAATCAATTAATGATTTATCAGTTAGAAAAGAAGATGCAAATGAAATTAAAAAAGTTGTAAATAATGAAATTAAAAAATTTTTCAAGCCTGAGTTTTTAAATCGACTTGATGAAATAGTTATTTTTAATAATTTAGAATTAAATGACATAAAAGAAATTGCGAAAATTCAGCTTCAAGAATTAGAAAAAAGACTTAACAAAAAAAAATTAAACTTCAAAATTACTGATGAGGCAATTAACCAACTTGTTGAAAATAGTTTCGATCATGCCTATGGTGCAAGGCCTTTAAAAAGAATTATTCAAAAACAAATTGAGACAAAAATTTCAAATAATATATTGAATAATCATTACCTTAATAAAGACGAGATTAATATTTATCTGGTTAATGGAGAGATAATTGTTGATTAA
- a CDS encoding YciI family protein — protein sequence MEKFVVFGRYCEDATFKREPFREQHLNRLKNLKDRDILITLGPTKCTKYLFGIFNAKDVKELKYLIEEDIYWEKGIWINYDIYPWIQAF from the coding sequence ATGGAAAAGTTTGTAGTTTTTGGAAGGTACTGTGAAGATGCAACTTTTAAAAGGGAACCATTTCGTGAACAACATCTTAATAGGCTTAAAAACTTAAAAGATCGTGATATTCTAATTACATTAGGGCCAACAAAATGTACCAAATATTTGTTTGGAATTTTTAATGCTAAAGATGTAAAGGAGTTGAAATATCTTATTGAGGAAGATATATATTGGGAAAAAGGTATATGGATTAATTATGATATATATCCCTGGATTCAGGCATTCTAA
- a CDS encoding 6-carboxytetrahydropterin synthase, translating into MYIHSQKFSCTKSYEDFPCAHRQWRHEGHCRFVHGYSRSFTFWFTAKKLDLNGFVVDFSSLKPLENRLKDQFDHTFLINKDDPLLNYWKKLHDLDALDLRIMDNVGMEFTSELIWRWANEYLKDKDKGRTCCWKTESKENKSNKASYQEIPDWFKS; encoded by the coding sequence ATGTATATTCATTCTCAGAAATTTTCATGCACCAAAAGTTACGAGGATTTCCCCTGCGCACATAGGCAATGGCGCCATGAAGGCCACTGCAGATTTGTGCATGGATATTCAAGATCATTTACCTTTTGGTTCACTGCAAAAAAATTAGACCTAAATGGTTTTGTTGTCGATTTTTCAAGTCTAAAGCCCCTCGAAAATAGACTAAAGGATCAATTTGACCATACTTTTTTAATAAATAAAGATGACCCTTTGCTTAATTACTGGAAAAAATTACATGACTTAGATGCTTTAGACCTGAGAATTATGGATAATGTGGGCATGGAGTTCACCTCTGAATTAATTTGGAGATGGGCTAATGAATATTTAAAGGATAAGGATAAGGGCAGAACATGTTGTTGGAAAACAGAATCAAAAGAAAATAAATCGAATAAAGCAAGTTATCAGGAAATTCCTGATTGGTTCAAATCTTAG
- a CDS encoding sigma-70 family RNA polymerase sigma factor, which yields MSSLSDFLGEIGRHELLTPERELTMGRKVQEMVVLVNRCQEAGGKGPACEYSQDERKKIKIGEKAKNEMITANLRLVVNLAKRYQGKGLELLDLIQEGTLGLTRAVEKYDPSRGHRFSTYAYWWIRQGLNRALSTQSRTIRIPVNINEKLTKLRSAKSRLMQLKGIPPTSDELAEELKITKEEIDELLSCELRSITVSLQGTVKSKSDPSELVDILPSDQTPPMELAELAERTASAWKLLDKANLTEKERKIVSLRFGLDGSNEWRTLAEVARHMSCSREYCRQVVQRALRKLRKAGIQNGLVDSIS from the coding sequence GTGAGTTCATTAAGCGATTTTCTTGGTGAAATAGGTCGTCATGAACTTTTGACTCCCGAAAGAGAACTCACAATGGGCAGAAAAGTCCAGGAAATGGTTGTACTTGTTAATAGATGTCAAGAGGCAGGAGGGAAAGGTCCGGCTTGTGAATATTCCCAAGATGAAAGAAAAAAGATCAAAATTGGCGAGAAAGCTAAAAACGAGATGATAACAGCGAATCTAAGACTAGTTGTAAACCTTGCCAAGAGATACCAAGGGAAAGGATTAGAATTACTGGACTTAATTCAAGAGGGGACATTAGGTCTTACCAGGGCCGTAGAAAAATATGATCCTTCTAGAGGACATAGATTTTCTACTTATGCTTATTGGTGGATTAGGCAAGGTTTAAATAGAGCATTGTCAACTCAAAGTAGAACGATAAGGATCCCTGTTAACATTAATGAAAAACTTACAAAACTAAGATCAGCAAAATCAAGGCTTATGCAACTTAAGGGTATTCCACCCACTAGTGATGAGCTTGCAGAAGAATTGAAAATAACCAAAGAGGAGATTGACGAACTCCTTTCTTGTGAATTGAGAAGTATCACTGTTAGTCTCCAAGGTACTGTTAAATCAAAATCAGACCCTTCCGAGTTAGTTGATATTCTTCCAAGTGATCAGACTCCCCCAATGGAATTAGCCGAATTAGCCGAAAGGACAGCCTCGGCTTGGAAGTTATTAGATAAAGCAAATTTAACTGAGAAGGAAAGAAAAATAGTAAGTCTAAGATTTGGTTTAGACGGCTCAAATGAATGGAGAACTTTAGCTGAAGTTGCAAGACATATGAGTTGTAGCCGGGAATATTGCCGACAAGTTGTTCAACGTGCTTTAAGAAAACTTAGAAAAGCAGGAATACAGAACGGATTAGTTGATAGTATTAGCTAA
- a CDS encoding uroporphyrinogen decarboxylase — protein MVQDLPLLLSAALGKKVNRPPVWMMRQAGRYMKIYRDLRERYPSFRERSENPELSYEISMQPFHAFKPDGVILFSDILTPLPGMGINFEIIESKGPIIEDPIRTLNQIENLKELNPSESLSFVGKVLSSLKKDVNNEATVLGFVGAPWTLAAYVVEGKSSKNYSLIKSMAFKEPDLLHKLLNHFARSIGEYLKYQIKSGAQVVQIFDSWAGQLSPQDYDIFAGPYQKKVIDIVKAEHPETPVILYISGSAGVIERMAKTGVDIISLDWTVDIEEACKRIPNGIGIQGNVDPGILFGNKESIKERIDNTFNKIKDRKYILNLGHGILPGTPEENAQTFFEHGKKLTY, from the coding sequence ATGGTTCAAGATTTACCACTACTACTTTCTGCCGCATTAGGTAAAAAAGTAAATAGGCCTCCAGTATGGATGATGAGGCAAGCAGGAAGATATATGAAAATCTATAGAGATTTAAGGGAGCGTTATCCGAGCTTTAGAGAGAGGTCTGAAAATCCAGAACTATCATATGAGATTTCAATGCAGCCTTTTCATGCTTTCAAACCAGATGGTGTGATCCTTTTTTCAGATATTCTCACACCTCTTCCGGGGATGGGTATAAATTTTGAAATAATAGAAAGTAAAGGTCCAATAATTGAGGACCCAATAAGAACTCTTAACCAGATAGAAAATTTAAAAGAGTTAAATCCAAGTGAGAGTTTAAGTTTTGTGGGAAAGGTTCTTTCTTCACTAAAAAAAGATGTGAATAATGAGGCAACAGTTTTAGGTTTTGTTGGAGCACCTTGGACTCTTGCTGCATATGTAGTTGAAGGTAAAAGCAGTAAAAATTATTCTTTAATAAAATCAATGGCTTTTAAAGAACCAGATTTACTTCATAAACTTCTTAATCATTTTGCTAGATCTATTGGTGAATATCTTAAATATCAAATAAAATCTGGAGCCCAAGTAGTACAAATTTTTGATTCATGGGCAGGTCAACTAAGCCCACAAGATTATGATATCTTTGCTGGGCCGTATCAAAAAAAAGTTATTGACATTGTAAAAGCCGAACACCCTGAAACACCAGTCATTCTTTACATTTCAGGGAGTGCCGGTGTCATAGAAAGGATGGCAAAAACTGGAGTAGATATAATCTCATTAGACTGGACAGTAGATATAGAAGAGGCTTGTAAAAGAATCCCTAATGGGATAGGAATTCAAGGTAATGTTGACCCTGGCATTTTATTCGGAAACAAAGAATCAATAAAAGAAAGGATAGATAATACTTTCAATAAAATTAAAGACAGGAAATATATTCTCAATTTGGGTCATGGGATTTTACCTGGAACTCCAGAAGAAAATGCGCAAACATTTTTTGAACATGGAAAAAAACTCACTTACTAG